The genomic window GATCGACCTCCTCGCTGTAGAGGTGCCGGTAATAGCTCCCGGGCTCGGGCCTCGGGGCGGCTTCCGCCTCCTCCCAGGCCGCGTCGATCTCGGCCTGGACTTCTTCCTTCAGCATCTGCAGCTGGGCTTCGCTGAGGTCGCCGCCCGCCACCAGCCGGGCCGCGTAGGTGACCACCGGATCCCGCTGCGCCTCGGCCTCCCGCTGGGCCTTCGACTTGTAGAGCTGCTCGTCGTCGGACAGCGAGTGGCTGTAGGGACGGATCACCTTGGCCCGCACCAGGGCCGGCCCCTTGCGGGCGCGGGCATGGTCCGCGGCGGCCTTCAGGGCCTCGTAGCTGGCGAGGGGGTCGCAGCCATCCACCTCATCCAGGATCAGCAGGCCGTGGGCCTCGTAGCCCTGGAGCAGGGCCGCCACATTGCCGCCGGGATACTGGACTTCACTGGGCGTGCTGATGGCGTAGCCGTTGTCCTCCACCAGGAAGACCACGGGCGCCTTCAGATTCACGGCGTTGCTGATGGCCTCCCAGAACTCGCCCTGGCTGCAGGTGCCATCCCCCGTGGTGACCAGGGCCACCTCGTCGGAATGGATGCCGAGGTCCTCCGCGAGGCCCCCCTGCTCGGCGCGCACCACCGCCTCCACGGCTCCCACGGCCTGGAGGAACTGGCTGCCGGTCGGGCTGGAGGTGGTGTAGATGTTGAGGCCCTTGTGCCCCCAGTGGCTGGGCATCTGCCGGCCGCCGCTGGCGGGATCGTCCACGGCGCCCACGGAGCCCAGGAACATCTCCTTGGCCGTATAGCCCAGTCCGTAGGCCAGGGCCCGGTCACGGTAGTAGAAGAAGAACCAGTCGTGGCCGGGGCGGAACACCATGGCGGCCGCGGCCTGCACGGCCTCGTGGCCCACCCCGTTGATCTGGAAGTAGACCTTGTTCTGGCGCTTGCCCGTGATCTCCTTGTCGTCGATGCGACGGGCGGCGTAGATCGTGCGGTAGAGCCCCACCCGCTGCTCGCGGGAGAGGGTCGTCGAGGGTGCGGACAGGTCGAGGTGGGCGGCCAAAGGCATTCCTCACAAGGGGTTCTGGACCATTTTCAAGCCTTTCAATCTAGCATGCGGGCGCCGGTCTCCGGACCACCCGTCTACCCCGGGTTTCACCGGGCAAGTACGGGCATAATCCCAGCTCCACCACAGACCAGTGCAGATCAATAGCTGATCCCAAGGTCCATAAATCCCACATCTTGGTCTTATGTAGAATGGGCTCTTTGCGAGCCCCCACCATGTCCATGACGCCCGGCGACATCCGCGCCATCCACGATCTGCCGGTTCCCGAGCTTCTGTACCGGGCCGCCACGGCCCACCGTCAGCACTGGAACGCCGAGGAGATCCAGTTCTGCACGCTGGATTCCATCAAGACCGGCGCCTGCCCCGAGGACTGCGCCTACTGCCCTCAGAGCGCCCGCTACCAGACCGACTTGAAGGTCGAGCCGCTGAAGGATGTCCAGAAGGTCCTGGCGGGTGCCGCCGAGGCCAAGGCGAACGGCTCCACCCGCTACTGCATGGGCGCCGCCTGGCGCGAGGTGAAGGACGACGCCAACTTCGATGCCGTGCTCGACATGGTGCGCGGAGTATCAGGCATGGGCATGGAAGTCTGCGTCACCCTCGGGATGCTCAACGAGCCCCAGGCCAAGCGCCTGAAAGCGGCCGGCTGCCAGGTCTACAACCACAACATCGACAGCAGCCGCGACTTCTACGAGACCATCATCCACACGCGGAAGTTCGACGAGCGGCTCGAAACCATCACCGCCGTGCGCGCCGCGGGCCTGGAAGTCTGCTCCGGCGGCATCGTGGGCATGGGCGAGACGGTGGACCAGCGCATCCACTTCCTCCAGGAGCTGACGGAGCTGGAGCCTGCTCCGGAGAGCATCCCCATCAACCAGTTCGTGGCCGTGGACGGCACGCCGCTGGCCGATGTGGATCCCCTCCCGCCCCTGGAGCTGGTCCGCATGATCGCCACGGCCCGCATCCTCTTCCCCAAAAGCCGTATCCGGCTCAGCGCCGGCCGCACCCAGATGAGCGACGAGCTGCAGGCCCTCTGCTTCTTCGCGGGGGCCAACAGCATCTTCACGGGCGAGAAGCTCCTCACCACCCCCAACCCCGGCGGCAACCACGACCACTGGCTGCTGAACGCCCTGGGCATGCGGGTGGAGGGCGCCCCGGCCCGGGTGTGACATGCAGCTCATCGACGACCTCCGCCGGGAACACGACCTCATCGAGCAGGTGCTGGGCTCCCTCCGGGCTTTCGTGACCGCCCGGCTGGCGGGCCAGGGCGATCCCGCCGACGGCGCCCGCTTCATGGCCTTCTTCCGGTGCTACGCCGGCGACTTTCACCACCACAAGGAAGAGGAGGTCCTCTTCCGCGCCCTGGCCGAGCGGGCCGAACTCCCGGCGGATCGGGGGCCCATCGCCGCGCTGACGGGCGAGCACCGGCGCATGGCCGGCCTACTGGACGGCCTGGAGGGCCTCTTGGCCGCGCCCTCGCCCTCGGCGGCGGACCTCCACCGCATGGAAGCCCTGGCGGTGGACTACAGCCGCTCCCTCTGGCGCCACATCGACGCCGAAAACTCCGTCATGTTCCCGGAAGGGGAGGAGCGCCTGCGCCGCTTCCATGTGCGGGACCTGCCCTCCCGCCCCATGACCTCGGAAGAGACGCTGGCCTGGGAGGCGGGGCGGGTCCTGGTGGCCATCCACCCGCCCCAGCACGACGCGGAAGTCCATCGGGGAGACGGCTGCATCGCCTGCCCCTCCTACGGCACCGCCTGCGATGGCCTCGAGGCCGAGTGGTGGACCGACCTGGAGTGGGAGGAGATGTGGGAGCGGCGGCAGGGCGACTGAGCCGGCTGGGTGGTCGGCGTTATGATGGTCCTCTCCATCCACGCCAGGCACCCCAGCAGGAGGACCGCCATGTCGGATTCGAAGCCCCACATCGCCCAGAAGGGCCCGTACCAGGTCGAGGTCGAAGCGGGCAAGACCTACCATTGGTGCGCCTGCGGCCACAGCCAGAAGCAGCCCTTCTGCGATGGCTCCCACAAGGGTGGGCCCTTCACGCCCCTGGCCTACACCGCCGATGTGACCGGGACCAAGTGGTTCTGCGGTTGCAAGCAGAGCGGCACCAAGCCCATGTGCGACGGAACCCACAAGAAGCTCTGACGCATTCAGAGCGGGAGAGCGCGGCCCCCGGGAGGTTCTTCAGGGGCCTTCCGGGGCCAACACCTGGGCCCTGAGACCGGCGCGGATGCGTCTCTCCGGGTTCGCCACCACCACCTTCACGCGAACCTTGCCCGCCGCGTCCGTGCAGGGATCCACCAGGACCACCTCTCCCTCGGCACTCGCGGAGCCGCCGGGGTCGGGGAAGCGCACTGGCACTTTCCGGCCAAGTGCGAACTCGGCCAGAGAGTCCGGACTCGCGGCACACTGGACCACCACCTGGCTCAAGTCCATGAGGCGGAACATCGGCTGGCCTCCGGACACCGCCTCGCCCTCCTCGCGGTAGCGGGTCACCACCACGCCATCCATGGGGGCCACGATGGTCCGGAGCCTCACCTGCTCCGCCGCCGTCTCGTATTGAAGCCGCGCCAGCTCCAGATCGATGCGCGACTCCAGGGCCCGGGCCTCAGGGATGACCTTGTTGTCGTAGAGGCGCCTGGCCCCCTTGGCCTCGAACTCCCGACGCTCCAGCAGGGCCTTGGCCCGCTGCATCTCCAGCTCCTCCAGCTTCCCGTAGAGCAGGGCCAGGGGCTGGCCCGCCTTCACGACCTCGCCCTCCTTCACGCGCATCTCCGTGATCCGGCTCGAAACCGGCGCACTGACCTCCACCTGGCGGTAGGGCAGCACCCGCCCCTCAAGCAGGGCCCCCGCCCCGGCCGGAACCGCCCCGAGGATCAGGACCGAAAAAAGGAGGAGACATCGGAAAGGCATGGGGCGCTCACTGGAACCCCTCCATCTTGTCATCCCCGGGCGGTCACTTGATCTTGAAGGTGAACTTCCCTTCATGGCATTCCAGGCACTTCACCACCGGCGGCTTGTGCTGCCGGTGGCACTCCGTGCAGAGGATCGGGTCGTGTGGCGAGGCGTGGGGGTTGGGCTTGGCATCCTTCGTCAGCGCCTTCATGGCCGGGTAGTCGCCGTGGCAGACCATGCAGGCCTCGTCCGGCACCGCCGCCGTGGTGGGCTTCTCCTTCTGGTGACAGTCGGTGCAGATCACCTTCGCCTTGGCGTGGGGCGCGACCAGTGGCCGCTCCTGTCCGGTGCAGATGCCTGCAACCAGGAGGCCCGACGCCCCCAGAGCCGCGATCCGTCGAGGATTCATGAGGCCTCCCGTCCCGTCATGGACGAATGATGACCATCATATCGTATTTATGACAACGGCCGCCTTCCCGGTTCCCCGCCTGGAAGCCGCCTCCTTCCACGGGTAAACTGACCCATTGGGCTGGCTGGTCCTATGAAGTCCCATTCACCTTCTCCCCATCGGCAGCGCCGATTGGGAGCCGGGAAGGGCCAAGACGAAGGATGGCAATGCGAGAGATGGACAAGGCTTTCGACTTCAAGACGGCGCAGACGCGCTGGTACGAGGTCTGGGAAGAATCCAAGGCCTTCGAGGCCGCCCCCACCAGTGGCAAGGCGCCCTGGTCCATCGTGATCCCGCCGCCCAACATCACGGGCAACCTGCACATGGGGCACGCCCTCGTGAACACACTCCACGATGTGCTCACACGCTTCAAGCGGGCCCAGGGCTTCGACGCCCTCTGGGTTCCCGGCACGGACCACGCGGGCATCGCCACGCAGATGATGGTCGAGCGCCAGCTCAAGGCCGAGGGCACGGACCGCCACCAGCTGGGGCGCGATGCCTTTGAAAAGCGCATCTGGGACTGGAAGGAGAAGAACCAGGGCGCCATCGAGCACCAGCTGAAGCGCCTGGGCTGCTCCGTGGACTGGACCCGCAACCGCTTTACCCTGGACCCGTCCCTCAACAAGGCCGTGCGCAAGGTCTTCGTCGAAAGCTACAAGGCCGGCCGCATCTACCGCGGCCCCCGCATGATCCAGTGGGATCCCGCCCTCCAGACAGCCCTGAGCGACCTGGAGGTGAAATACGAGGAGCGCCGCGGCAAGCTCTGGCACCTGCGCTACCCCCTGGCGGATGGCAGCGGCGATGTGGTCGTCGCCACCACCCGGCCCGAGACCATGCTGGGCGATACGGCCGTGGCCGTGCATCCCGACGACGAGCGCTACCAGGGCATGATCGGCAAGCTCATGAACCACCCCCTCACGGGCCGCCAGATCCCCGTGGTGGCGGACAGCTTTGTGGATCCCGCCTTCGGCACGGGCTGCGTGAAGGTGACGCCGGCCCACGATCCCAACGACTTCGCCGCGGGCCAGCGCCTGAAGCTGGACTCCATCACCATCATCGGCTTCGACGCCAAGATGACCGCTGCCGCGGGCGCCTACGCGGGCCTGGACCGCTTCGAGGCCCGCAAGCGCGTGGTGGCGGATCTGGAGGAGCAGGGTTTCCTGGTCAAGGTCGAGGATTACACCCACAAGATCAGCCTCAGCGACCGCAGTGGCGCCGTGTTGGAGCCGCTCGTCAGCGAGCAGTGGTTCATGGATGTGAAGGAGGCCGCCGCCAAGGCCCTGGAAGCCGTGAACTCCGGCGCCATCCAGTTCACGCCCGAGCACCACACGGCCGTGTGGAACCACTGGCTCACCAACATCCAGGACTGGTGCATCAGCCGCCAGCTGGTCTGGGGCCACCGCATTCCCGCCTGGACCTGTGCCAAGTGCGGGGAGCTCCATGTGGAGTTGGAGCAGCCTTCCGCCTGCCACGCCTGCGGAGCAAACGAACTGAAGCAGGACCCGGATACCTTGGACACCTGGTTCAGTTCGGCCCTGTGGCCCTTCAGCGTCTTCGGGTGGCCCGACGAAACCGAAGAGCTGAAGCGCTACTACCCCACCAGCGTGCTCATCACGGGCTACGACATCCTGTTCTTCTGGGTGGCACGCATGGCCATGGCGGGCCTCACCTGGATGGGCGAGGTGCCCTTCCGCAAGGTCTACTTCAACAGCCTGGTGCGCGACGCCAGCGGCCAGAAGATGAGCAAGACCAAGGGGAATGTCATCGACCCCCTGGAGGTGATGGAGGAGTACGGCACCGACGCCCTGCGCTTCTCGCTGGCCATCATGGCCGCGCCGGGCACGGACATCGCCATGAGCACCGCGCGCCTCGAGGCCAGCCGGAATTTCTGCAACAAGCTGTGGAACGCATCCCGGTTCGTGCAGATGAACCTGGACGAGTCGATCACCCTGGCCACGGAACCCGAATTCGGCGAAGCCGAGTACTGGATGATCGGCCGCATGCGCGACAGCCTCGCGGCGGTCACCAAGGCCCTCGAGGAATTCCGCTTCCACGAGGCCTCGGATCTGCTCTACCACCTGGTCTGGGATGATTTCTGCGCCACCTACATCGAGCTGGCCAAGGTGCAGCTCCAGAGCGGAACCAAGGGCCAGAAGGCCGCCATCCTCCACTTCCTCGACCTCCTGCTCCGGGCCCTGCACCCCTTCGTGCCCTTCCTGACCGAGGAGATCCACGAGGCGATGATGGACGGGCGCCTGCCCGCAGGAGAGCCGCGCCTGCTGGCCCAGCGTTCCTGGCCCGTGAACGAGAAGATCCTCCAGGTCCGGGGCGGCGACGCCGCGATCATCCCCCGGTTCCAGGAAGTGCTGTCGGCCATCCTGCGCCTCAAGGCCGAGCAGGGCGTTGATCCTGCCAAGCGGGTGCCGGCGCTCTGTTCCATCACCGATCTGGAGCCCTTCGCTGAAGCCCTGAAATCCATCGCCCGGCTGGAGTCAGTGGCCTTCACCCAGGGGGACATCGCCTCGCCCACGCGCGTCGTGGCCGTGGTGGCGGGCGGGGCCGTGGCTCTGGAGCTGGCGGGCCTCAAGGATCCCGCCGCCGAAAAGGCCAAGCTCGAAAAGGAGCTGGCCAAGCTCGAGAAGGAACTCGAGCCCCTGCGTGCCCGCCTGGCCGACGACAGCTTCGTCACCAAGGCGCCCGAGGCTGCCGTAGCCAAGCTGCGCGGTCAGGCCGAGGAAAAAGAGCAGCGCCTCCACCAGGTGAAGGCGCTGCTCCAATAGGCAGGATCTATGAGAATCTGGCCGGGGCCTTCGCCTGCAGACCGCGGGGGGCCGTCGGCGCCGGGGGTGTGATGCCCGTGGGAACGGGTCCCAGGAACAGGCCCGGGACCGTCGTGGGCGCGGGGCGATCGGTGGCGGTGCCATCGCCCAGCCGGCCATTGTTGTTGTAGCCCCAGGCCTTCACCGAGAGGTCCGGCAGGACCGCATAGGTGGACATGGAACCTGCGCTCAGGGCCAGGACCTTGAGCCCGGGAAGCGCCTGGGGCGAGGTGGTGGAGGTGGTGGAAGGCGCCCCGAATCCCAGCTGCCCGTACCAGTTGTAGCCCGTGCTGGCCACATCCCCGGCCGTGTTCAACAGGTGGGTGTGGTACTGGCCGGGGATGGGCGCATCCAGCGTGCTTCCGGTATTGAGGCCCGCTGTGCCCATGGGGACGAAGCCGTAGCGGGTGGTGAAGCTGCCGTCGCCCAGCTGCCCATACACATTCTCCCCGGTGCCGTAGGGAAGGCCATCCGTCCCCAGCATCGTCGAATAGAGGGAGAAGGCCCGGGCGGCCTTCGCGCCGCGGGCGAGGATCTGCGTGAACGCCAGGTATTCGGTGGTGGGGGAATAGGGGAAACCCAGCTGTCCATATCCGTTGTCCCCGCAGCCGAAGAGGTCGCCGCTGAGCCCGACCAGCAGGGTGTGCAGTTCGCCGAGCGAGGCGCCCGCCAGGGCCTGGGCGGAGATGGGACTCTGGGTCGGAACCAGGCGATTGGCCTTGTCTCCCAGGCCGAGCTGTCCGTGGGAGTTGTAGCCCCACACCCACATCGACTGGTCCGACTTCACCGCCAGGTTGTGGTTGTATCCGCAGGTGAGGTAGACCGCGCCGCTCAGACCCGGCACCGGGGCGGGGACATTCCGCATGGTCGTGGTGCCATCGCCGAGCTGGCCCGAGACATTGGTCCCCCAGGCGAAGACGCGGCCATCGGCCAACAACGCGAGGGAATGCCCCCAGCCCGCCGCCACCTGCACCGCCGGACCGGGCAGGGCCACGGCGGTGGGGACCATGCGGGCCTGGTAGTCGCCGAGGCCCAGCTGACCGTTCGCGCCCACGCCCCAAGCGTAGACCTTGCCCTTCGTCGTGATGGCGAGGGCGTGGTCGTGGCCCGCCGACACGGCCGGGTCCGCATAGAGCACATCCAGCACCGCCTCCGGGCTGGTGGTGATGCCCCCCGCCGAGGCGGTGACCCGCACGCTGTAGCGCGCCTGGTCATCCGCCGCCTGGACCGGCAGGACGAAGGAGTCGGTCGTGGCTCCGGCGATGACGCTGCCGTTGCGGAGCCACTGGTAGCTGAGACCCGTCCCTTCCGCCGCCACCCGGAAGGTGACCTGATCGCCCCGGTAGCCGGCCTGGGCGGACGGCGTGGTGGTCAGGCGAGGCCCCGTGGGCAGGGGCTTCGGCGCGCTGCTGCTGGTGCTTCCCCCCCCGCCACCGCAGGCGAGGAGGAAGGCCAGGCCGCTGATGGCCAGCACAAGGCGGGGGGAGGTGGGAAGGGCGAGGGTCATGATCGGCTCCGGGAAAAGGGACTCAAGGAAAGGCGGTGTCCTTCGATGCGCGGGAATGCGCGGGTGGTCAGTAGCGCTGCCCAGGTCGGCTGAGAGCCGTGCGGATCGCCTCCAGTTCGGCCTTCAGGACCTGGAGTTCCCGGCGCTGCTTCTGCACTTCGTTGAGCAGCATGGGCGCCAGCTCCTGGTAGGCCACGGTTTCGATCTGGCCGTCCCGGCCTCTGACCACCAGTTCGGGCATCACCTGGTCCACCTCCTCGGCGATGAGGCCGAAATGGGTGGGACCCTCGGGATGGGCCTTGTAGTGGAAGGTGACGGGCCGAAGGTCGAACAGACGATCGGTCACCGCGCCCATGTCCTCGATGTCCTGCTTGTAGCGCCGGGAGGAGGCGGCCGTGCCCAGCTGTCCGTTCTGGTCCACTTGCACAAGGAGGGTGGTGGGGTGGCCCGTGGTGGTGGCAAAGACTCCGGCCATGAACGCGCGGGTCTGCGTCTTGCCGATGCGGGTGGTGTTGCTCTCGGTGGCCGAGCCGGAGTGGGCGAGGTAGAGGTTGCCACTGCCGGTCTGGAGCAGGGCGCCAGCCCCCAGTCCCAAGGCCGCATTGTTGTTTCCTGAGCCCAGCGCGCTGAGGGCCAGCTGGCCGATGCCTGTGTTGCCCGAGCCGTCGTTGAAGAACTTGAGGCTCTCCGTGCCCACGGCGGTATTGCTAAAGCTGCTGCCACTCGAATTGAGGGCCTGGTTGCCCACGGCGACATTCGAGTAGCCGGTGGTGTTCCCCAGCAGGGACTCGAAACCCACGGCCACATTGCCTTCGCCGGTGGTGTTCTGCTGGAGGCTGTCCACGCCCACGGCGGTGTTGGTGCGACCGGTGGTGTTGTTCCGCAGGGCCACCGCTCCCACGGCGGTGTTCCGGTCGCCGTTGAAGGTGCTGATGGGCTGGTTGGCGTACAGCGCCTCGAACCCCATGGCGGTGTTCCAGGCATCCCAGGCCACGCCTCCGTTGCTGAAGGACTGCAACGCCAGGGTGCGGGCGCCCACGGCCGTATTCGTGCCGGCGGAAGTGTTGGACAGGAGGCTGGAGGCGCCGACGGCGGTATTCCAGGATCCGGTCGTGAGGGCGTTGAGGGCGCTGCTGCCCGTGCCCGTGTTGTAGGAAGCCCACTGCGGGTTGGCCGTCTGGGCGGGAAGGCCGAGATTGCCTGAGCCGACGCCCACGAAGGTGTTGCCGCCCGCAGTGCCCGGGGCGGAGAACTTGTGGAGCATGGGAACGCTGTTCCCCATGAAGAGGTGGCCCGTGAGCCCGATGCTCCCGGAGACATCCAGGGGAAGGACCGGCGTGGCCGTGCCGATGCCCACTTTGCCGGTGGTGAGCACCGCATTCGCCCCGTTCAAAGTGAAGGGGCTCGCCCCGGCGGGTCCCTGGGGCCCGGTCAGCCCGATTGGGCCGATTGACCCGGCCGGACCCGTGGGACCCATCAGGCCCATGGGACCTTCCGGGCCTGCGGGTCCCTGGGGCCCCGTGGGCCCAGGCGTGCCGGCCACGGCGCCGGGAATCCACTTGGCGCCGTTGTAGACGAGTCCCTGGCCCGAGGCGGGCGGAAGCGTCGTGAGATCCAGCGGGATGCCCTGCAGCTGGAGCAGGGTGGTGGCGTTCTGCGTGCCGCCGATGTCTCCCGCGAAAGCCCCGCTCACCTCGAAAGCGGAGCGCGCCTGGAGGGCGGGCACCAGATCCGCATCCGGCGAAAGCGCGTTGCCGGCGACGACGACATGCAGCTTGAGGTTCGGCTGGGCCAGCAGCGTGGTGGCCACGGCGGGCATCGGTGGCGCCCCCAGCAGCACCGCGTAAAGACCGGAATTGACCGACACGGTCTGGTTCCCGGAGGTCCAGAGCTCGACCCCGGCACCATCCAGGATCGAGAACACGAAGGCCCGTGTTCCGGTGACGGGCAGGCCCGCCTCCGTCAGGCGCCCCTGGTAGGCCAGTACGGGCGGGGGTGGGGCCGGCGGGATTGGCGGCGCCTGTGCCACCAAGGCCGGGCCCGCGAGGAAGGCAAGGGCCAGGAGGCGGGAATTCAGGGGGTGTCGCATGGGGACTCCAGAAAGAGGGGGGGTCGCGGATGTCGATCAGCGATCGGTGGGCACGCCGCTGGGGTAGAACCCGTGGCGAGCACGGGTGCCGTCGTTCACATCCCTGGCCGTCAGGATCGAAATGCCCTCCCTCACCACGGCCTGGTTCTCATAGACGCCCCCGGTCTGACGCCCGCCGGCCGCCTGCACCAGGTCGTCGCGAAGCTGGCCCGGCGTCAGCGCCTGGGCCACCGTGAGGCTGAAGGGCGCCTCGTGGCCGAGCGTCCCTGCCTGGCCCCGGAGGCTGAGACCGGTGTAGGCCGAGGGCAGCACATTCGTCCCCACCACCACGGGGAGTTGCAGCGTGCTCGCTCCGGCCGGCACGGTTCCACTGACGACCACGCCGGCGGGGAACCCGACGCCCGTGATGGCGACGGCCGACGAGAACCCGTTCAGGCGCGACAGGGTGAGGGTGATGAAACCGCTGCCGCCCGCGGGGATCTGAAGGCTCCCAGGCACCACCTGGAGGCTGAAGTCCGCGGCGGCCGGCGGCACGGGTGTGCTTCCTCCGCCCCCGCCGCCACCGCCACAGGCGAGAAGGCAGGAGACGAGGACAACCGAGGGGAGTTGCAGGGAGGCCTGGAATCGTCGGTTCATGACACACCTTGGGAATGGGAGTCAGAGTGCAGTCCGGCCCCGACCCACCCCAGACACGCTTCCGGGAAATGGCCTGGGCCACTCCTGCTTGCGGAGCGGCCTCATCTCCAGAGCGCCGTCCGGAACAGGAGAATCCGATCCCCCACCTCCACCCAGCCCGCCAGGAGGCCTCCAGGTCCAGGCTGGGCGACGAGGCGTTGAATCGTCTTCCCGGCGGTGCCGGAGAGGATCGTGGACGAGGTCCAGGCGGTGCCATCCCAGCGGGAGAATCCGATGCCCTCATAGGCACCGGCCGACCCGCGCTGGATCCAAAGCAGGACTGGGCGGCCCGAAGCATCCCGAGCCCCCACCAGCCCTTCGGTCCGCGTGGCGGCCGGCAGGAGCGTCCGGGCCGCGCCCGGCGAGAGGCCGGACAAGGGTGCCACCCAGAGGCCCTCGGGGCCCGTTCCGGCCATCCACCCGGCCCCGTCGGCTTCGCGGAAAGCCGCCAGACTGGTGGCCGGAAGGGGCAGGTTCACCTTCTCGCCCACCGTCCACGCCCCCGAGGCCGAGCGGCTGCGGGGCCAGGCCTGTCGTCGGGGATCCCCCTCCCCCGCCACACCGTAGAGAAGCCAGGTCTCCAGGCGGCCGTCCGCGGCCAGGCTCCAGACCGGGGGATGCCCAGTCGGCAGGGCCTGCTGGGAAAGGGGCTGCCATCCCCCGATCCCGGTCGCGGTGCTGGTGCCGAGGGCATAGTCCACGGCCTCGTTGTCCACCCAGGCATCGTCGCCGGTGGAGAAATCGAGGGTGTAGGCTCCCCGCCCATCGCCCACCAGGTCATGGATGAACTGCCGGGAGTACATGTTCAGGTGGTGGGAATGCGGGGCGCCCCACGCCCCGCCCGCCTCGAGGCGGGCGACCTGGACGATGTTGAAATCCACCCCCAGGCTGGCGTCCGTCCGGAGGACCGACCAGGCGGCAAGGGCGCTGCCATCGGCGCCGGTGGCCAGGTGCAGGTCCGAGGGGTTCTTCAAATCCACCGCCAGGGCCGTCGTCCGGGTGCCGAATGGCGAGCCCGCCCCCAGATCCACGGACACCGTCCGCATCAGCGTGGTCGTGCTGCGGGGCACGGCCTCGAGCCAGGCGACGAACCCCTTCCCCCGGGCATCGAGGGCGGCCACGGGCGTCTGGAAGCGGTTGCTGCCGCTGGTCACATCCATGACCTGGGGGGTTTCCCAGATGCCGTCGGCGCGCAGGCGGGCGGCCACCTGCTCCCAGTAGGGCGTGCCCCCCGCATCTGTGCCCGTCCGCGTCCAGGCCGCGAAGACACCGCCCTTCCCATCCCCCGCCAGTAGGGCCCCATCCTGGTACCCCGAGTCGGCAAGGCTCACGGGCGCCTGCCAGGAGGGCACCGCCGGAAGGGCGGGCCCCTTGGACACAGCATCAGCGCCACCTCCGCCGCCACCGCCACCGCAAGCGGCGAGGAAGCAGAGAAGCGCGCCCAACAGATGACGGTGGTGCATGAGGCCCCCATAGGTAGCAGCCGTGCGGGAGGATGCGGATTCCCAGGGGACTCCGCACCGGCGGCGGTCGCCGCGCGATCTCAGGCTCGGAGGTGGGGGCACCGCCCCCCAGGCCCACTTTCCCGAAAGGGGTTGGGCCAGTCCGCGGCGAGGGCCCGGTCAGGGGTGGCCCAGCCGCTTTCCGAAGGGCGTACCTGGGGCGCGCGAAACCAGGACGCGAGCCTTGCCCCTGGCCCCTGGCTCTCCGTAGGGGCCACCCGGTCCCGCCAGTCCTCTTCCCACCCCCCTCCCAGGAGTCCTCCATGGTCGTGATCATCGTGCTCGTCGTCCTTGCCGCCCTGGTCCTGCCGTTCATCGGCGGCCACATCACCCAGTCCAACCGGACGCCAGGGGACACCCCCGTGGGCACCCCCTCGGATTCAAGCGATTGCAGCGTGCTCTGCGCCGAGTGGGACCAGCGGCGGCTGGAGCGCTGCCAGGCTGAAGCCGCCGCGGCCGCAGCCCAGCGCACCGTGGACAACCTCCGCTCCGATCTTGCGGTCGCCACGGGCGTGGCGATCGTCC from Geothrix sp. includes these protein-coding regions:
- a CDS encoding CDGSH iron-sulfur domain-containing protein, whose translation is MSDSKPHIAQKGPYQVEVEAGKTYHWCACGHSQKQPFCDGSHKGGPFTPLAYTADVTGTKWFCGCKQSGTKPMCDGTHKKL
- a CDS encoding valine--tRNA ligase, whose amino-acid sequence is MDKAFDFKTAQTRWYEVWEESKAFEAAPTSGKAPWSIVIPPPNITGNLHMGHALVNTLHDVLTRFKRAQGFDALWVPGTDHAGIATQMMVERQLKAEGTDRHQLGRDAFEKRIWDWKEKNQGAIEHQLKRLGCSVDWTRNRFTLDPSLNKAVRKVFVESYKAGRIYRGPRMIQWDPALQTALSDLEVKYEERRGKLWHLRYPLADGSGDVVVATTRPETMLGDTAVAVHPDDERYQGMIGKLMNHPLTGRQIPVVADSFVDPAFGTGCVKVTPAHDPNDFAAGQRLKLDSITIIGFDAKMTAAAGAYAGLDRFEARKRVVADLEEQGFLVKVEDYTHKISLSDRSGAVLEPLVSEQWFMDVKEAAAKALEAVNSGAIQFTPEHHTAVWNHWLTNIQDWCISRQLVWGHRIPAWTCAKCGELHVELEQPSACHACGANELKQDPDTLDTWFSSALWPFSVFGWPDETEELKRYYPTSVLITGYDILFFWVARMAMAGLTWMGEVPFRKVYFNSLVRDASGQKMSKTKGNVIDPLEVMEEYGTDALRFSLAIMAAPGTDIAMSTARLEASRNFCNKLWNASRFVQMNLDESITLATEPEFGEAEYWMIGRMRDSLAAVTKALEEFRFHEASDLLYHLVWDDFCATYIELAKVQLQSGTKGQKAAILHFLDLLLRALHPFVPFLTEEIHEAMMDGRLPAGEPRLLAQRSWPVNEKILQVRGGDAAIIPRFQEVLSAILRLKAEQGVDPAKRVPALCSITDLEPFAEALKSIARLESVAFTQGDIASPTRVVAVVAGGAVALELAGLKDPAAEKAKLEKELAKLEKELEPLRARLADDSFVTKAPEAAVAKLRGQAEEKEQRLHQVKALLQ
- the bioB gene encoding biotin synthase BioB — its product is MSMTPGDIRAIHDLPVPELLYRAATAHRQHWNAEEIQFCTLDSIKTGACPEDCAYCPQSARYQTDLKVEPLKDVQKVLAGAAEAKANGSTRYCMGAAWREVKDDANFDAVLDMVRGVSGMGMEVCVTLGMLNEPQAKRLKAAGCQVYNHNIDSSRDFYETIIHTRKFDERLETITAVRAAGLEVCSGGIVGMGETVDQRIHFLQELTELEPAPESIPINQFVAVDGTPLADVDPLPPLELVRMIATARILFPKSRIRLSAGRTQMSDELQALCFFAGANSIFTGEKLLTTPNPGGNHDHWLLNALGMRVEGAPARV
- a CDS encoding efflux RND transporter periplasmic adaptor subunit, which gives rise to MPFRCLLLFSVLILGAVPAGAGALLEGRVLPYRQVEVSAPVSSRITEMRVKEGEVVKAGQPLALLYGKLEELEMQRAKALLERREFEAKGARRLYDNKVIPEARALESRIDLELARLQYETAAEQVRLRTIVAPMDGVVVTRYREEGEAVSGGQPMFRLMDLSQVVVQCAASPDSLAEFALGRKVPVRFPDPGGSASAEGEVVLVDPCTDAAGKVRVKVVVANPERRIRAGLRAQVLAPEGP
- a CDS encoding hemerythrin domain-containing protein is translated as MQLIDDLRREHDLIEQVLGSLRAFVTARLAGQGDPADGARFMAFFRCYAGDFHHHKEEEVLFRALAERAELPADRGPIAALTGEHRRMAGLLDGLEGLLAAPSPSAADLHRMEALAVDYSRSLWRHIDAENSVMFPEGEERLRRFHVRDLPSRPMTSEETLAWEAGRVLVAIHPPQHDAEVHRGDGCIACPSYGTACDGLEAEWWTDLEWEEMWERRQGD
- a CDS encoding cytochrome c3 family protein codes for the protein MNPRRIAALGASGLLVAGICTGQERPLVAPHAKAKVICTDCHQKEKPTTAAVPDEACMVCHGDYPAMKALTKDAKPNPHASPHDPILCTECHRQHKPPVVKCLECHEGKFTFKIK